Proteins from a single region of Rhea pennata isolate bPtePen1 chromosome 4, bPtePen1.pri, whole genome shotgun sequence:
- the LOC134139821 gene encoding LOW QUALITY PROTEIN: cytosolic beta-glucosidase-like (The sequence of the model RefSeq protein was modified relative to this genomic sequence to represent the inferred CDS: inserted 2 bases in 1 codon; deleted 2 bases in 2 codons; substituted 2 bases at 2 genomic stop codons): protein MVTLYYFELPQPLEDESDWRFEKIIETFEIYSKHCFRKFGEXVKLWMTINKPYLVGIDSYEKGIALALIEACIRPCKATCNMIKAHTKSWHRFDKKIFREKKCGLVSIAVNTDWVEPPYPNFVANQEASKXLHWFMKTIFTDCEYPAVVKFCISGISXNQSYLSSRLPEFIKEEKMMIMSTANFFALNYYTSCKIKDHEIQTIS from the exons ATGGTGACACTGTATTACTTTGAATTACCTCAGCCCTTAGAAGATGAAAGTGACTGGAGATTTGAAAAAATCATTGAGACCTTTGAAATTTATTCAAAGCATTGCTTCAGAAAGTTTGGAGAGTGAGTGAAACTGTGGATGACTATTAATAAGCCTTATCTTGTTGGCATAGATAGTTATGAAAAAGGTATAGCCCTAGCTTTAATAGAAGCTTGTATCAGACCTTGCAAAGCAACTTGTAATATGATAAAAGCTCATACTAAATCCTGGCACAGATTT GATAAGAAGatattcagagaaaagaaatgtggaCTTGTGTCTATAGCTGTGAACACAGATTGGGTAGAACCTCCATATCCAAATTTTGTAGCAAATCAAGAAGCCAGTAA CTTACACTGGtttatgaaaacaatatttACTGACTGTGAGTATCCAGCTGTCGTGAAGTTCTGTATTTCTGGAATAAGTTAAAATCAAAGTTACTTATCATCAAGGCTTCCAGAAttcattaaagaagaa aaaatgatgatcaTGAGTACTGCTAACTTCTTTGCTCTGAATTATTACACTTCTTGCAAAATTAAAGACCATGAGATACAGACAATAAGCTAA